The DNA sequence GCTGACCTGATTCCCACCCAGACCGGATTGATCTCCTGAGAACGGGGAAGTTTTTCATCTTTGCAGCTTCAACTGCGCATAAAAACAGACCGCAGGGTAACTGTGTCCTGCGGTCTGTATATGTATGTCACATGTGTGATTGCGAGCTTAGAACAAGCCGCCGAAAGTATCCAGCAGAGTAGAGCTGAATGTGGACGGATCGTCGTAGTGCCACATCGTGCGAACCAGATCATACATCATGACGCCGCACAGACACATCAGCACTGTTGAGAAGCCCAGGGCGACGAAGGTGCCAACACCCCACTCCGGTTCGGGAGCGGCCATCGCACCACCACGTCCACCGGCAAAGGAAGCGGGAGCTACAAACTCGGCGTGACTTTCTCCACTCTGGAATGAATCGTCGAAGTCGTCGTCGTCAGCGTCGTAGATGTCATCGAAGTCATCTTCGTCTTCATCAAAGACATCTGACATGCCGTCGTCGCTGGCGAAATCGTCGTCTTCATCAAAGATGCCGGATTCACCATCTTCATCGGAGTCCAGAATGACGGATCCGGAAGATCCACCGGCACTGCCTTCATCATCCAGCATCAGTACGCTGGTATCCGCGTTCGAATCATCGGCAGACAGGTCGAAGCTGCTGTCGTCGTCATCGTCCAGCGCGGGAATTTCCATGGTTGCATCTTTGCTCGCGCCAGATGCCATCATGGGGTTGGTCTCTTCGGCATCGAACGGCTCGAGTGAGATGCCACTGTCGGCTGTAATCGAGATATCGCTGCCGGTATCGTCTTCCAGTGAGATGCCACTTTCATCATCGGCCAGAGAAAGGCCACTCTCATCATCTCCTCCCAATGAGATTCCGCTTTCATCGGCTGCTTCGAGGGAGATTCCACTGTCCAGCGGGCCGGCCAGCGAGATACCACTGTCCGACGCCAGCGAGATGCCACTGTCTTCTGCCAGGATGGAAGAATCATCGCTTTCATCCGAAACCAGAGCGACATCACTGTCACTGACCAGTTCCAGGTCGTCATTGCCTACCAGGGCGACGTCGCTTTCGCTACCCATCGGACTGGAGTCGTCAGCAACGAGTTTCACATCGCTGTCACTTCCCTGGTCCAGATCCATGAGTTCCTCGTCCTGTTCCGCATCGGCATCGACGAGCTTCACATCGCTGTCACTGCTCATGTCGATGCCCGAATCGTCGGTCAGGCGAACATCGCTGTCTGAGTCTTCGCCGACGGCAACCAGTTCGGGCTCGCTGTCGAGTTGCAGATCATCGCCTTCGTCGACCACCAGACGGACATCGCTGTCAGAGCTGCTTAATTCAACCGGCTCATCATCATCGTCATGGACACTGCCTCGAATCACAGTTGCCTGCTCACCGACTTCATCTTCATCGATTACGCTGTCTGATTCAGCGGAGATTTCTTCTTCATCCAGAATTCCGGAATCGAACAGGTCGTCGTCTTCCAGGTCCGCATCTTCGGTATACAGGGGAATGGCGGGATCTGAATCTGCCTGCCGTGTTCGCCCCAGTTCTTCGATATCTTCCAGACGGAACTTCCATGCACCCCGGTCGGCAAACCCTCTAATGTCGCCCGCTTCCCGCAGGCGGTTGAGTTCTTCAGTTTCCATGCCCAGCTGCGCTGCTGCTTCTTCGAGGTTCAGGTACTTTTTGGCCATGGTGGCGCGACTCCGACATCAATGATGTAAATTGAGAAATGAAGTTGTGTTATTCGTCATCGGACAATTGTCTCGGGAATTTCAGTCCGATTAAACCTGAAAAACGGTAGACGAATGCCTTGGCGAAGAAGATACGGGTTCGGTGAATAATGCCAGCCGCACCGGTCGCTCCAGCTTCGTGGCTGATAGTGACGGTTCAAGGCTTAAACCTTCCGAACCCCTTTATTTATCTATTTTTATTCTAAATGAGAACCGGTCTGTTGCAAGTACCTTCTTGCTGATTGGCGGTTTCTTCAGAAACAATTTCTCATTCGAACCATCTGTCCAGATTGAAGGTGGTTCGGTTATCCTAAATCTAACCAGTTTAACTGGTTATGCCGGATTTATGATGCCTGTCGAAATCGAGGAGTTTACCGCGAATCCGGGCCAGCGGATGGGGCCTGTTGTTATTGTCCCAGTTCCCGCTTTAATTCAGCCAGTTCTGAGTCGATCTGCTCGGAGCGGGAGGGGGTGACCGTCGATTCTGGTTCCGGCGCCGCAGCGACTTCCTCGGTGGGAGCGGTGCTGATTCCTGCCTGTTGTGTCAGTTCCACCTGCTTTCGTCGGGCTTCGGCCAGTCTGGCTTCCAGGGCGTGCAGCGTGGTTGTCAAATGTTCGCGGGTTGCGACTGCTGCCCGGTGCTGCTGTTCCAGGCCGGCTTTGAGATCTTCGATCTCCTGTTTTCGGACCAGGGAGTTGCGGGCTTCCGCTTCATCACCCATCGCCAGGGCATTCTTGGCTGCCTCTTTCCATTGAAAGATCTGCTGCTGGTGTTCTTCCAGTTCCTGTTGAATCGCCCGTTCGTTGGAGGTCGCAGTTTTCACGCTG is a window from the Gimesia benthica genome containing:
- a CDS encoding PspA/IM30 family protein translates to MSYFSRLTDIVTCNLTHLLENADDPIQEIEQIIAEMKEGLAGANRSVKTATSNERAIQQELEEHQQQIFQWKEAAKNALAMGDEAEARNSLVRKQEIEDLKAGLEQQHRAAVATREHLTTTLHALEARLAEARRKQVELTQQAGISTAPTEEVAAAPEPESTVTPSRSEQIDSELAELKRELGQ